Proteins encoded in a region of the Methanofollis tationis genome:
- a CDS encoding TATA-box-binding protein, which produces MHGNPEESLKIENIVASAKVTDSLDLPAISSRIQGADYNKKRFPGVVIRMQDPKIAALVFGSGKVVLTGAKSVESLSKGLEILGGKLRDLDIDIDAELTYTIQNIVTSADLGKPINLNKIAIGFNLDRIEYEPEQFPGLVYRLEEPKVVVLLFGSGKLIITGGKRPEDAKLAVRKIIADLSNLGLL; this is translated from the coding sequence ATGCACGGTAACCCGGAGGAATCTCTAAAAATAGAAAATATTGTTGCTTCCGCCAAAGTAACTGATTCTCTCGACCTTCCGGCAATCTCATCCAGGATACAGGGCGCCGACTACAACAAGAAACGCTTCCCCGGTGTTGTCATCAGGATGCAGGATCCAAAGATTGCCGCTCTTGTCTTTGGTTCGGGCAAAGTCGTCCTGACAGGGGCGAAGAGCGTGGAAAGTCTCAGCAAGGGCCTTGAGATCCTTGGGGGAAAGCTCCGCGATCTTGATATCGATATCGATGCAGAGCTCACCTACACCATCCAGAATATTGTCACCTCTGCTGACCTTGGAAAGCCCATCAACCTCAATAAGATTGCCATCGGCTTTAATCTCGATCGGATCGAGTACGAGCCCGAGCAGTTCCCGGGTCTCGTTTACCGGCTCGAAGAGCCGAAGGTCGTTGTCCTTCTGTTCGGCTCCGGTAAACTGATCATTACGGGAGGCAAGCGTCCTGAGGACGCAAAACTTGCTGTCAGGAAGATCATCGCCGATCTCTCGAATCTCGGGCTCCTCTGA
- the rpiA gene encoding ribose-5-phosphate isomerase RpiA, translating to MTSKQANLEVKRIVGIAAAGEVEDGMVVGLGTGSTANYAIIRIGERIREEEIAVVGVPTSYQSAIRARAAGIRVADLADYPELDLTIDGADQVDAAFNVIKGGGAAHTREKCVADASTRILIVVDGTKVTDRLHMPVPVEVVPYAATGVARHIGRLGGEAVLREGIKKDGPVITDNGNFILDCAFGTIEDPAGLETSLNTIPGALTSGLFTEYAEKMTVMVGEDGGYRILTR from the coding sequence GTGACATCCAAGCAGGCAAACCTTGAAGTGAAACGGATTGTCGGGATCGCCGCCGCCGGAGAGGTGGAGGACGGCATGGTGGTCGGTCTCGGCACCGGTTCGACGGCGAACTATGCGATCATCAGGATCGGCGAGCGGATACGAGAAGAGGAGATTGCGGTTGTCGGTGTGCCGACTTCCTACCAGTCCGCGATCAGGGCGCGCGCGGCCGGCATCAGGGTGGCCGACCTTGCCGACTACCCCGAACTGGACCTGACCATCGACGGCGCCGACCAGGTAGACGCCGCCTTCAACGTGATCAAAGGGGGAGGGGCGGCGCATACGCGCGAGAAGTGCGTCGCCGACGCCTCAACGCGGATCCTGATCGTCGTGGACGGGACCAAGGTCACTGATCGCCTGCACATGCCGGTGCCGGTGGAGGTCGTGCCCTATGCGGCGACCGGCGTGGCGCGGCACATCGGCAGGCTTGGGGGCGAGGCCGTGCTGAGGGAGGGCATAAAAAAGGACGGCCCCGTGATCACCGACAACGGAAATTTCATTCTCGACTGCGCATTCGGCACGATCGAAGACCCTGCGGGCCTTGAGACCAGCCTGAACACGATTCCCGGCGCCCTGACCTCGGGGCTGTTCACAGAATATGCGGAAAAAATGACGGTGATGGTCGGGGAGGACGGGGGTTACAGGATTCTTACGAGATAA
- the surE gene encoding 5'/3'-nucleotidase SurE: protein MGPKILLTNDDGVYSNGLWAAYEALSEIAEVTIVAPATQQSAVGRSISIFEPIRATKILLNGVTAYSVGGKPTDAVIIGLFALDIRPDLVVSGINIGENLSYESIMTSGTVGAAMEASNQGTPSVAFSLQVWDQGDKFDDPRHCGSSFDDAKKVVRDVCEKILTRGYPGKADVINVNIPSHLQGGYEVTHLARKLFHTGVERRLDPRGRPYFWINGPLVEDAEEGTDVHAIRKGNVSITPITLDCTATPANDELRRLFG, encoded by the coding sequence ATGGGACCTAAGATTCTCCTCACCAACGACGACGGCGTCTACTCGAACGGGCTCTGGGCGGCATACGAAGCGCTTTCAGAGATAGCCGAGGTGACTATCGTCGCCCCGGCGACACAGCAGAGTGCTGTGGGCCGATCGATCTCCATCTTCGAACCAATCAGGGCGACGAAGATATTGCTGAACGGCGTGACCGCGTACTCGGTCGGGGGAAAACCGACGGACGCCGTGATCATCGGCCTCTTCGCACTCGATATACGGCCTGACCTGGTGGTCAGCGGGATCAACATCGGCGAGAACCTCTCGTACGAATCGATCATGACCTCGGGGACGGTCGGGGCGGCGATGGAGGCGTCCAACCAGGGGACGCCTTCGGTCGCCTTCTCCCTCCAGGTCTGGGACCAGGGGGACAAGTTCGACGACCCCCGCCACTGCGGGAGCAGCTTCGACGATGCTAAGAAGGTCGTGCGGGACGTCTGCGAAAAGATCCTCACCCGTGGATACCCGGGAAAAGCAGACGTGATCAACGTGAACATCCCCTCGCACCTGCAGGGGGGCTACGAGGTGACGCACCTCGCGCGCAAACTCTTCCACACCGGGGTCGAGCGGCGTCTCGACCCGAGGGGACGGCCGTACTTCTGGATCAACGGACCCCTTGTGGAGGATGCGGAGGAGGGGACCGACGTCCATGCGATCAGAAAGGGCAACGTCTCGATCACCCCGATCACCCTCGACTGCACGGCGACGCCTGCAAACGACGAGCTCCGCCGCCTCTTCGGGTGA
- a CDS encoding ATP-grasp domain-containing protein, translating to MRAFLAEYTVFHDPDLAIEGRAMLETLSGSFRRCGYEVVTPAGGDLGAEIRALAPSCDVGLVIAPDHLLAPLTKAVEDCTHNIGCGSMNVALCANKRRTSAILASHGVPVPAEKTAGLKVIKPVSGCGAHGVRLGEDAAGEGEIGQEYIEGEHLSVSLVGSRIVGEACLYYSGAPFLVLAVNRQAVTVEDGAFVYHGGETPVDHPRLEEIVETAVRAATVLGCQGYVGVDIVLADRAYVVDVNPRPTTSMVGIAACMEEEIASVLVDASYGKAPPLVHLSGTVRFDKDGRVERR from the coding sequence ATGCGGGCATTTCTTGCAGAATATACGGTCTTCCATGATCCTGACCTTGCGATCGAAGGGCGGGCCATGCTGGAGACGCTCTCCGGGAGTTTCAGGCGTTGCGGATATGAGGTCGTCACCCCCGCAGGCGGTGACCTCGGGGCTGAGATCCGCGCCCTCGCCCCGTCGTGCGACGTTGGACTGGTGATCGCACCCGATCATCTCCTCGCCCCGCTGACCAAAGCCGTCGAGGACTGCACGCACAACATCGGGTGCGGCTCGATGAACGTTGCCCTGTGTGCGAACAAACGGCGCACCTCTGCGATCCTGGCGTCGCACGGTGTCCCGGTCCCGGCCGAGAAGACCGCCGGACTGAAGGTGATCAAGCCGGTGTCGGGCTGCGGTGCGCATGGTGTCCGTCTGGGCGAGGATGCAGCGGGTGAGGGCGAAATCGGACAGGAGTACATCGAAGGCGAGCACCTCTCGGTCAGCCTTGTCGGGAGCCGGATTGTTGGGGAGGCCTGCCTATACTATTCTGGTGCGCCGTTCCTGGTGCTTGCGGTGAACCGGCAGGCCGTCACGGTTGAAGACGGAGCGTTTGTCTATCATGGCGGTGAGACGCCGGTGGACCACCCGCGCCTCGAAGAGATTGTGGAGACCGCGGTGCGGGCAGCGACCGTTCTTGGCTGCCAGGGGTATGTGGGCGTCGATATTGTCCTTGCCGATCGGGCCTATGTGGTCGACGTCAACCCCAGGCCGACAACGAGCATGGTCGGGATCGCCGCCTGCATGGAGGAGGAGATCGCCAGCGTCCTTGTGGATGCCTCCTATGGAAAGGCGCCGCCCTTAGTCCATCTCTCCGGTACGGTCAGGTTCGACAAGGACGGGAGGGTGGAGCGGCGATGA
- a CDS encoding hydantoinase/oxoprolinase family protein, whose translation MIGIDVGGANFKVVDGSGAHIHYCPLWKEAPLGDLLSAYAGRGENAAVVMSGELADSFSSKAEGIGFIVDAVKEYFPDALFYGTDGKFHDRAVPELAAANWLASADYLRERYPEAVLLDVGSTTADIVPLCRFDDLLGLTDLLRLQRGYLVYTGMLRTNAATILRAVEINGIFTPVSTEYFACSGDAHLVLGTIRPEEYTSATPDGGQVSVEAALRRLARVVCSDLEEIGEAAARGIALQFWAAQQGMILRAVWECMGRSGSGHVVCAGIGSGVFAETLKGIDLNRDLGGMADALPAYAALEVAQRNGSR comes from the coding sequence ATGATCGGGATCGATGTCGGCGGCGCCAACTTTAAGGTCGTCGATGGATCGGGCGCCCATATCCATTACTGCCCGCTCTGGAAGGAGGCACCGCTCGGAGATCTCCTCTCTGCCTATGCCGGGCGAGGAGAAAACGCCGCCGTCGTCATGAGTGGGGAGCTTGCCGACAGTTTCTCCAGCAAGGCTGAGGGTATCGGTTTCATCGTCGACGCGGTGAAGGAATATTTCCCGGATGCTCTATTTTACGGGACCGACGGAAAGTTTCACGACCGTGCCGTTCCCGAACTGGCCGCGGCAAACTGGCTCGCCTCAGCAGACTACCTCAGGGAGCGCTACCCTGAAGCCGTGCTTCTCGATGTCGGCAGCACCACTGCCGATATCGTCCCGCTCTGCCGTTTTGACGACCTCCTCGGGCTCACCGACCTCCTCCGTCTCCAGCGGGGGTACCTTGTCTATACCGGGATGCTGCGGACGAACGCGGCGACGATCCTCCGGGCCGTGGAGATCAACGGGATCTTCACCCCGGTCTCGACCGAGTATTTCGCCTGCAGCGGCGACGCCCATCTCGTCCTCGGCACGATCCGGCCGGAGGAATACACCTCTGCGACACCGGACGGCGGTCAGGTGAGCGTCGAGGCCGCACTCCGGCGGCTTGCCCGCGTTGTCTGTTCAGATCTCGAGGAGATCGGGGAGGCGGCGGCCCGGGGTATCGCCCTCCAGTTCTGGGCGGCCCAGCAGGGCATGATCCTCAGGGCTGTCTGGGAGTGCATGGGGCGGTCAGGGAGCGGGCATGTCGTCTGTGCCGGGATCGGTTCGGGTGTTTTTGCCGAAACGCTGAAAGGAATCGACCTGAACCGGGATCTTGGCGGGATGGCCGACGCCCTTCCCGCGTATGCGGCGCTCGAGGTGGCGCAACGAAACGGCTCACGCTGA